AGAATCTGATGTATGAATTCcctaccaggatgcaacccacaacagttgcctaactcccgggtacctgctaagtgaacaaaggcatcaggtgaaaggaaacgtgtccaACTGTCTCCATGTCTTTCCCGGGGATTGAACTGGGGTCCCCGAGTTGTGAGCTGCGGACGCAGACCACTGTGCCACAGCAGGACCCAGGTACCTCCTGGTctccacacctggcacacctGGAGAGTCTAGTTAGACGAGAGTTCTTCTACAACACAAAACCTACCCACAACGTTTTTTTTAGGTttcaacgttttttttttttggggggggggggggttcacttTTGTAAATGGGTAGTTTTCACTGTGGAAGAGAGATTGTACCCACCATAGAGATAATTTAAAAGTTTAGATAATTATGTAAGCTACAAGTTACAAACGTTTTTGTAAATACTTGTTTGTAAATAACAAAAAGTAGTTTGTAAATACGTATAATCTAACCAAACGAGTCAATGGGTCTTCATGGGATATCTGTCAGTCTTAATAAAGTTAGAAAAATACATATTAGTCCTCTAACAAGTTCTTTCGATAAATCAGTTAATTCTGGAGTCAGTGTGCTAATGCCGGCCATTTTAACTGGTCGGAACAGTAACAACTTGGCTTCTTGCAGAGTTGATGTTCGATCCCCGCTCGCCCAAGTAATTAGGCATTATTCCTTCATTccaccctcatatcccagctcttagtctgcttcatatcccttccaagtgctatattgtcatAAATTGTTAACTTTTAACCTTAGCAAAACAAAATAAACGCAAAACATATtcactaaataaaaaaaaataccgaCCTGCCAGATAATATTACTAAAACAAACACCTTAGTAATTTATGAAATAGATATATGAGTGAAAACTGCAGTCCtactgcctcacatgggccagtaggcctactgcctcacatgggccagtaggcctactgCCTCATACGGGCCAGTGGTCCtactgcctcacatgggccagtaggcctactgcctcacatgggccagtaggcctactgCCTCATACGGGCCAGTGGTCCtactgcctcacatgggccagtaggcctactgcctcacatgggccagtaggcctactgcctcacatgggccagtaggcctactgcctcacatgggccagtaggcctactgcctcacatgggccagtaggcctactgcctcacatgggccagtaggcctactgcctcacatgggccagtaggcctactgcctcacatgggccagtaggcctactgcctcacatgggccagtaggcctactgcctcacatgggccagtaggcctactgCCTCATACGGGCCAGTGGTCCtactgcctcacatgggccagtaggcctactgcctcacatgggccagtaggcctactgCCTCATACGGGCCAGTGGTCCtactgcctcacatgggccagtaggcctactgcctcacatgggccagtaggcctacagcctcacatgggccagtaggcctactgcctcacatgggccagtaggcctactgcctcacatgggccagtaggcctactgcctcacatgggccagtaggcctactgCCTCATACGGGCCAGTGGTCCtactgcctcacatgggccagtaggcctactgcctcacatgggccagtaggcctactgCCTCATACGGGCCAGTGGTCCtactgcctcacatgggccagtaggcctactgcctcacgtgggccagtaggcctactgCCTCATACGGGCCAGTGGTCCtactgcctcacatgggccagtagtCCTACTGCCTCACGtgggccagtaggcctactgcctcacatgggccagtaggcctactgCCTCATACGGGCCAGTGGTCCtactgcctcacatgggccagcaGGCCtactgcctcacatgggccagcaGGCCtactgcctcacatgggccagtaggcctactgcctcacatgggccagtaggcctacagcctcacatgggccagtaggcctactgcctcacatgggccagtaggcctactgcctcacatgggccagcaGGCCtactgcctcacatgggccagtaggcctactgcctcacatgggccagtggtcttactgcctcacatgggccagtaggcctactgCCTCATACGGGCCAGTGGTCCTACTGCCTCACACGGGCCAGTAGGCCTACTGCCTCATACGGGCCAGTGGTCCtactgcctcacatgggccagtaggcctactgCCTCATACGGGCCAGTGGTCCTACTGCCTCACACGGGCCAGTAGGCCTACTGCCTCATACGGGCCAGTGGTCCtactgcctcacatgggccagtaggcctactgCCTCATACGAGCCAGTGGTCCTACTGCAGTAATCCTCTATTATAATGCTCATAACCCAGCACTAGTATGAAGAGAAGAGATTGAGTCAGTAACTCGAGCCAAACATGAAGTGGAAATGAAGACGTTTTGGTCCGTTTTGTACCCTTAATAAGGGTCCAGGATAAGGGTCCAGGATAAAGGGTCCAGGATAAGGGTCCAGGATAAAGGGTCCAGGATAAGGGTTCAGGATAAAGGGTTCAGGATAAGGGACCAAGATAAGGGTCCAGGATAAAGGGTCCAGGATATAGGGTCCAGGATAAGGGTCCAGGATAAAGGGTCCAGGATAAGGGTTCAGGATAAAGGGTTCAGGATAAGGGACCAGGATAAGGGTCCAGGATAAAGGGTTCAGGATAAGAGTCTAAAACAAGGGCCCAGGATAAGGACTAAGATAAGAGCctagggtatgtgggcctgtgggccgctccaagcaacagcctggtggacccagttatcacaagtcgagcctggccccagggcgggctcgggggagtagaagaactcccgaaaccctctccaggtatgttccaggtatataGAAAACGTTCACTTGTATGGTTCCCAGCTCCTTAATGGTCTAGTGGTGTCCCGCAGGTTTTTAGGGTAATACTGTGTTCTTGAGACGTGTGTTCTTGACGTCTGTGTTCTTAAGACGTGTGTTCTTGACGTCTGTGTTCTTGAGACGTGTGTTCTTGAGACGTGTGTTCTTGATGTCTGTGTTCTTGAGACGTGTGTTCTTGACGTCTGTGTTCTTGAGACGTGTGTTCTTGACGTCTGTGTTCTTGAGACGTGTGTTCTTGACGTCTGTGTTCTTGAGACGTGTGTTCTTGAGACATGTGTGTTCTTGAGACGTGTGTTCTTGACGTCTGTGTTCTTGAGACGTGTGTTCTTGACGTCTGTGTTCTTGAGACGTGTGTTCTTGAGACATGTGTGTTTTTGAGACGTGTGTTCTTGAGACATGTGTGTTCTTGAGACGTGTGTTCTTGAGACGTGTGTTCTTGAGACATGTGTGTTCTTGAGACGTGTGTTCTTGAGACGTATGTTCTTGAGACGTGTGTTCTTGACGTCTGTGTTCTTGAGACGTATGTTCTTGACGTCTGTGTTCTTGAGACGTGTGTTCTTGACGTCTGTGTTCTTGAGACGTGTGTTCTTGACGTCTGTGTTCTTGAGACGTGTGTTCTTGACGTCTGTGTTCTTGAGACGTGTGTTCTTGACGTCTGTGTTCTTGAGACGTGTGTTCTTGACGTCTGTGTTCTTGAGACGTATGTTCTTGAGACGTGTGTTCTTGACGTCTGTGTTCTTGAGACGTATGTTCTTGAGACGTGTGTTCTTGACGTCTGTGTTCTTGAGACGTGTGTTCTTGACGTCTGTGTTCTTGAGACGTGTGTTCTTGACGTCTGTGTTCTTGAGACGTGTGTTCTTGACGTCTGTGTTCTTGAGACGTGTGTTCTTGACGTCTGTGTTCTTGAGACGTGTGTTCTTGACGTCTGTGTTCTTGAGACGTGTGTTCCTGACGTCTGTGTTCTTGAGACGTGTGTTCTTGACGTCTGTGTTCTTGAGACGTGTGTTCTTGACGACTGTGTTCTTGAGACGTGTGTTCTTGACGTCTGTGTTCTTGAGACGTGTGTTCTTGACGTCTGTGTTCTTGAGACGTGTGTTCTTGGCGTCTGTGTTCTTGAGACGTGTGTTCTTGACGTCTGTGTTCTTGACGTCTGTGTTCTTGAGACGTGTGTTCTTGACGTCTGTGTTCTTGAGACGTGTGTTCTTGACGTCTGTGTTCTTGAGACGTGTGTTCTTGACGTCTGTGTTCTTGAGACGTGTGTTCTTGACGTCTGTGTTCTTGAGACGTGTGTTCTTGACGTCTGTGTTCTTGAGACGTATGTTCTTGAGACGTGTGTTCTTGACGTCTGTGTTCTTGAGACGTGTGTTCTTGAGACGTGTGTTCTTGAGACGTGTGTTCTTAACGTCTGTGTTCTTGAGACGTGTGTTCTTGACGTCTGTGTCCTTGAGACGTGTGTTCTTGACGTCTGTGTTCTTGAGACGTGTGTTCTTGACGTCTGTGTTCTTGAGACGTGTGTTCTTGACGTCTGTGTTCTTGAGACGTGTGTTCTTGACGTCTGTGTCCTTGAGAAGTGTGTTCTTGACGTCTGTGTTCTTGAGACGTGTGTTCTTGACGACTGTGTTCTTGAGACGTGTGTTCTTGACGTCTGTGTTCTTGAGACGTGTAATAGTATTAGTGGTCGTAACCGCAATTTGCGCCACTTGCggtatgtgtggtgactgtctgtGGAGCAAGGGATCTGTTGTTGCGGCAGGGTGTGTGGGGAGCATGTAGGGAGCTTCCCTAAGCGGGGGTGAGGTCTCTAGTGAGCCTTGAAAGAGTTTCCCCAAATGGGGAGGAAAGTGTTGGGTTTTTACCGGTTGGGCCGGGCTCGGAGAGTAGAAAAACTCTCGaaatcctctccaggtatgcccCAGGTATGCTTTCAACTCTGATTATCaattggaccaaccgggctggggtgggtatgtgggcctgcgggccgctccaagcaacagcctggtggaccaagctcctacaaatcaagtctggcctcgggccgggcttggggagtagaagaactctcagaaccccaaccaggtacaatccaggttagTCGTGTGTACCTTTAGGTTCGTTTTGCTGTGTCGGGGCCTTTTTCGCTTTGTGAGCTGTAGC
This genomic window from Procambarus clarkii isolate CNS0578487 chromosome 26, FALCON_Pclarkii_2.0, whole genome shotgun sequence contains:
- the LOC138368838 gene encoding protein PF3D7_1417600-like encodes the protein MLPTHPAATTDPLLHRQSPHIPQVAQIAVTTTNTITRLKNTDVKNTRLKNTVVKNTRLKNTDVKNTLLKDTDVKNTRLKNTDVKNTRLKNTDVKNTRLKNTDVKNTRLKDTDVKNTRLKNTDVKNTRLKNTRLKNTRLKNTDVKNTRLKNIRLKNTDVKNTRLKNTDVKNTRLKNTDVKNTRLKNTDVKNTRLKNTDVKNTRLKNTDVKNTDVKNTRLKNTDAKNTRLKNTDVKNTRLKNTDVKNTRLKNTVVKNTRLKNTDVKNTRLKNTDVRNTRLKNTDVKNTRLKNTDVKNTRLKNTDVKNTRLKNTDVKNTRLKNTDVKNTRLKNTDVKNTRLKNIRLKNTDVKNTRLKNIRLKNTDVKNTRLKNTDVKNTRLKNTDVKNTRLKNTDVKNTRLKNTDVKNTRLKNTDVKNIRLKNTDVKNTRLKNIRLKNTRLKNTHVSRTHVSRTHVSRTHMSQEHTSQKHTCLKNTRLKNTDVKNTRLKNTDVKNTRLKNTHVSRTHVSRTQTSRTHVSRTQTSRTHVSRTQTSRTHVSRTQTSRTHVSRTHVSRTQTSRTHVLRTQTSRTHVSRTQYYPKNLRDTTRPLRSWEPYK